The Prosthecobacter vanneervenii genome has a segment encoding these proteins:
- a CDS encoding ABC transporter ATP-binding protein, whose amino-acid sequence MTSAPEPMTNTSALRRLLGFARGHWRIALLQLALAVGGTGLIYVFPGVVRWFVDEIIPQRRGDLIWRAGGLALLAFALREGLFYVRTRVNCTFEQRMITDLRGRLHRKMARLPLGWFDHQSTGDILTKLADDVPATQRVILEGIEQGSTALLQIVVTAIVMLVADMKLALLVLAPTPFIAAGGWIYSRWVSPRATAAREATSALNATLHDTITGIRQIKSYTAEEMRQWKFLAASQRLQERQTRLMAAWAFYAPSMTLLGNAGLVLLLMAGSWWCVQGAMTAGRLMEFLLLVGFLYEPISRLHGVNQTLLSGLAAAKRVFAILEDEQEEDLDAGAAPEPAAIRGEISFENVSFSYRADKPVLHGISLHAARHQTVAIVGATGSGKSTVFQLLARFYDPQSGRIWLDGQPLEKMSKRTLRQALAYVTQEAFLFAGTVRENLLLGRPDADDDALWHALREASAADFVQRLPEGLDAEVGERGVLLSGGERQRLALARAFLKDAPILLLDEATSAVDVKSERLIQDALARLRANRTSLVIAHRLSTIVSADVIYVLHHGRILAHGRHEELLQTCPYYREMAALAFEGDADTGFLKTA is encoded by the coding sequence ATGACTTCCGCGCCCGAGCCAATGACCAACACCAGCGCCCTGCGGCGGCTGCTGGGGTTTGCGCGGGGGCACTGGCGGATCGCGCTGCTGCAGCTGGCGCTGGCGGTGGGGGGCACGGGGCTGATCTATGTGTTTCCAGGGGTGGTGCGCTGGTTTGTGGATGAGATCATCCCCCAGCGGCGCGGCGATCTGATCTGGCGCGCGGGCGGGCTGGCGCTGCTGGCTTTTGCGCTGCGGGAGGGGCTCTTCTATGTGCGCACGCGGGTGAACTGCACCTTTGAGCAGCGCATGATCACCGACCTGCGCGGGCGGCTGCACCGCAAGATGGCGCGGCTGCCGCTGGGGTGGTTTGACCATCAGAGCACGGGAGACATCCTGACCAAGCTGGCCGATGATGTGCCTGCCACACAGCGCGTCATTTTGGAGGGCATCGAGCAGGGCAGCACCGCCCTGCTGCAGATCGTGGTCACGGCCATCGTCATGCTGGTGGCGGACATGAAGCTGGCGCTGCTGGTGCTGGCGCCCACGCCGTTCATCGCGGCGGGCGGGTGGATCTACTCGCGCTGGGTGTCTCCGCGTGCCACGGCGGCGCGGGAGGCCACGAGCGCGCTGAATGCCACGCTGCACGACACGATCACGGGCATCCGCCAGATCAAGAGCTACACGGCGGAGGAGATGCGGCAGTGGAAGTTTCTGGCGGCCAGCCAGCGGCTGCAGGAGCGGCAGACGCGGCTGATGGCGGCGTGGGCTTTTTATGCGCCATCCATGACGCTGCTGGGAAACGCCGGCCTGGTGCTGCTGCTGATGGCGGGCTCGTGGTGGTGCGTGCAGGGGGCCATGACAGCGGGGCGGCTGATGGAGTTTCTGCTGCTCGTCGGCTTTCTGTATGAGCCCATCTCCCGCCTGCATGGGGTGAACCAGACGCTGCTCAGCGGACTGGCTGCGGCCAAGCGCGTCTTTGCCATTCTGGAGGACGAGCAGGAGGAGGATCTGGATGCAGGCGCCGCGCCGGAGCCTGCGGCCATCCGTGGAGAGATCTCGTTTGAAAACGTGAGCTTCAGCTACCGTGCGGACAAGCCGGTGCTGCATGGCATCTCGCTGCACGCGGCGCGGCACCAGACGGTGGCCATCGTGGGGGCCACGGGATCGGGAAAGAGCACGGTCTTCCAGCTGCTGGCGCGTTTTTACGATCCGCAGAGCGGCCGCATTTGGCTGGACGGACAGCCTTTGGAAAAGATGAGCAAGCGCACGTTGCGGCAGGCGCTGGCATATGTGACGCAGGAGGCGTTTCTATTTGCGGGCACGGTGCGGGAGAATCTGCTGCTGGGCAGGCCGGACGCGGACGATGACGCTCTGTGGCATGCGCTGCGGGAGGCGAGTGCGGCGGACTTTGTGCAGCGGCTGCCCGAGGGGCTGGATGCCGAGGTGGGAGAGCGCGGCGTACTGCTGAGCGGCGGCGAGCGCCAGCGCCTGGCTCTGGCACGCGCCTTTCTCAAAGACGCGCCCATCCTGCTGCTGGACGAGGCCACCTCCGCCGTGGATGTGAAGTCGGAGCGCCTGATCCAGGACGCGCTGGCACGCCTGCGCGCCAACCGCACCAGCCTCGTGATCGCCCATCGGCTGAGCACCATCGTGTCTGCGGATGTGATCTACGTGCTGCATCACGGGCGCATCCTGGCGCATGGCCGACATGAGGAGCTGCTGCAAACCTGCCCATATTACCGCGAGATGGCCGCACTGGCCTTTGAGGGCGATGCGGATACAGGTTTTTTAAAAACGGCATGA
- a CDS encoding DUF6580 family putative transport protein, which yields MTSPDSRPASTRALLLPLLLIAAAAVYRWARLKGFITTEALENFTPWMALAFTGTLVFPRRVTFLLIPLMLVGIDAAATGPASVLHWEALSVYPCFALASWLAGRWRGQLSLVGSLLGVAGCTIAFYLVTNTISWISAPAYAKTLSGLLQALTTGEPGYAPTWSFLINSLVSDLGFSLLLLAAYNTEASLRHQQRIPLRQVQPLAA from the coding sequence ATGACTTCCCCCGATTCCCGTCCTGCCTCCACACGCGCCCTGCTGCTGCCGCTGCTCCTCATCGCCGCTGCCGCCGTCTATCGCTGGGCCCGGCTGAAAGGTTTCATCACCACTGAAGCGCTGGAAAACTTCACCCCCTGGATGGCGCTGGCCTTCACCGGCACGCTCGTCTTTCCGCGTCGCGTCACCTTCCTGCTCATCCCGCTGATGCTGGTGGGCATCGATGCCGCCGCCACCGGCCCCGCCTCCGTGCTGCACTGGGAGGCTCTCTCGGTCTATCCATGCTTTGCGCTCGCTTCCTGGCTGGCCGGACGCTGGCGCGGACAGCTCAGCCTCGTGGGCAGCCTTCTCGGCGTCGCGGGCTGCACCATCGCCTTCTACCTCGTCACCAACACCATTTCCTGGATCAGCGCCCCCGCCTATGCCAAGACCCTCTCCGGTCTGCTGCAGGCCCTGACCACCGGAGAGCCCGGCTACGCCCCCACCTGGAGCTTCCTCATCAACTCCCTCGTGAGCGATCTCGGCTTCAGCCTCCTGCTCCTGGCCGCCTACAATACCGAAGCCTCCCTCCGCCACCAGCAGCGCATCCCCCTGCGTCAGGTGCAGCCCCTGGCTGCCTAA
- a CDS encoding glutaredoxin family protein — MVKPTIYIKTGCPWCEEVTEYLDARRIDYQAITVTGNREAMQAMIDLSGQSKAPTMDWDGEVLADFGVDELVPFLRKKGLA, encoded by the coding sequence ATGGTCAAACCTACCATCTACATCAAAACCGGCTGCCCCTGGTGCGAGGAAGTCACCGAATATCTCGATGCCCGACGCATTGATTATCAAGCCATCACCGTCACCGGCAACCGCGAAGCCATGCAGGCCATGATCGACCTCAGCGGCCAGAGCAAAGCCCCCACCATGGACTGGGACGGCGAGGTGCTGGCCGACTTTGGCGTGGACGAGCTCGTGCCCTTCCTGCGCAAAAAAGGCCTCGCCTGA
- a CDS encoding RNA recognition motif domain-containing protein, with protein MSDYPNRNGGGNRRRSRNRSRGPRPEGPRPARGDSRSAPPSLFQKILSFFGLGSKPKSRPQSSERSPASASSAPRSTNDNPRPQREPREPREPRQRREPPAPVNPADITTERLYVGNLSYDATESDLFELFNGVGAVKNAEVVVNSRTQRSKGFAFVTMGTVDEARRAVQELSGKDFMGRPLQLSGAKPNTRGDESSSSAPAEEAQAA; from the coding sequence ATGTCCGACTACCCGAACCGCAATGGCGGAGGAAATCGCCGCCGCAGCCGCAACCGCTCCCGTGGTCCCCGCCCTGAAGGCCCCCGCCCCGCCCGTGGCGACAGCCGCAGCGCCCCGCCCTCCCTCTTCCAGAAGATCCTGAGCTTCTTTGGCCTGGGCTCCAAGCCGAAGAGCCGCCCGCAGTCCAGCGAGCGCAGCCCTGCCTCCGCCTCCTCCGCCCCGCGCTCCACCAATGACAATCCCCGCCCGCAGCGCGAGCCGCGTGAACCCCGGGAGCCCCGCCAGCGCCGCGAGCCCCCCGCTCCGGTGAATCCGGCCGACATCACCACCGAGCGCCTCTATGTGGGCAATCTCTCCTACGACGCCACTGAGAGCGATCTCTTTGAGCTCTTCAACGGCGTGGGCGCCGTGAAGAACGCCGAAGTGGTGGTGAACAGCCGCACCCAGCGCTCCAAGGGCTTTGCCTTTGTGACGATGGGCACCGTGGACGAAGCCCGCCGCGCCGTGCAGGAACTCAGCGGCAAGGACTTCATGGGCCGCCCGCTGCAGCTCAGCGGCGCCAAGCCCAACACCCGTGGCGACGAGTCCTCCTCCTCCGCCCCGGCTGAAGAAGCCCAGGCCGCCTAA
- a CDS encoding phospholipase effector Tle1 domain-containing protein, whose product MIFKNLSTGASRARMMSGMAAAVLGAVSLTGCSLYRFNVQYAPNPATPRRFAPEEENEPKQINVFFDGTSNNWKARTNVRRSFEQQALAEDPHAPCIYVEGVGVRTLTGKAFGWGIKDRVIDAYAFLARYWNAGAKDRIHIFGFSRGAFEARMLSGMMAHCGLPDATHAFTQDVVQNKLREKQLKALATAVYDYCELHLTDPEPKAGSSIPLKVWKDTLKANQAELQRQRFCQGWVFHAPEIELLGIWDTVPGLPFTKLRNDGEVIPGRPQRYKVRPYPNIKLTVHALSLDEKRSQFHPLIVGPPIDPSCKVYEVWFPGAHSDIGGGYEDSNDMAGTTLAWMDEVMKNERLIKRTHSYYRDAHGILHHPEKNAFSSIGSHEQARHVPYGSHVDFSVFKRANLESHPEEGQPAGVLYQPTLHVPQPDGSIKTLKIAGAKNYQPAAARQMLQSVGLDLYDPKQNIENRPEGAPLTLSQMNVEVKTVAKPAPPAVQPSPAPAKPTTAADAAYPQ is encoded by the coding sequence ATGATTTTCAAAAATCTTTCTACCGGGGCCTCTCGTGCGCGAATGATGTCGGGCATGGCGGCGGCAGTGCTGGGGGCGGTGTCTCTCACGGGCTGCAGCCTCTACCGCTTCAATGTGCAGTATGCGCCCAATCCGGCCACGCCGCGCCGCTTCGCGCCGGAAGAGGAAAACGAGCCCAAGCAGATCAATGTCTTCTTTGACGGCACGTCCAACAACTGGAAAGCGCGCACGAATGTCAGGCGCAGCTTTGAGCAGCAGGCGCTGGCGGAGGACCCGCACGCCCCCTGCATCTACGTGGAGGGCGTGGGCGTGCGCACGCTCACGGGCAAGGCCTTTGGCTGGGGCATCAAAGACCGCGTGATCGATGCGTATGCCTTCCTGGCCCGGTACTGGAATGCGGGCGCCAAGGACAGGATCCACATCTTTGGCTTCAGCCGCGGGGCCTTCGAGGCGCGCATGCTCTCAGGCATGATGGCGCACTGCGGGCTGCCGGATGCCACGCACGCCTTCACCCAGGACGTGGTGCAGAACAAGCTGCGCGAAAAGCAGCTCAAGGCACTGGCCACCGCCGTGTACGACTACTGCGAGCTGCACCTGACCGACCCCGAGCCCAAGGCCGGCAGCAGCATCCCGCTGAAGGTGTGGAAGGACACCCTCAAGGCCAATCAGGCTGAGCTGCAGCGGCAGCGCTTCTGCCAGGGCTGGGTGTTTCATGCACCGGAGATCGAGCTGCTGGGCATCTGGGACACGGTGCCCGGGCTGCCTTTCACCAAGCTGCGCAACGACGGCGAAGTCATCCCCGGCAGGCCGCAGCGCTACAAGGTGCGCCCCTACCCGAACATCAAGCTGACCGTGCACGCGCTGAGCCTGGATGAGAAGCGCAGCCAGTTCCACCCGCTGATCGTGGGCCCGCCCATCGATCCCTCCTGCAAGGTGTATGAGGTGTGGTTCCCCGGCGCGCATTCAGACATCGGCGGCGGGTATGAAGACTCCAACGACATGGCGGGCACCACCCTGGCGTGGATGGACGAGGTGATGAAAAACGAGCGGCTGATCAAGCGCACCCACAGCTACTACCGTGACGCGCATGGTATTTTACACCATCCGGAAAAGAATGCGTTCAGCAGCATCGGGTCGCACGAGCAGGCACGGCATGTCCCGTATGGGTCGCACGTGGACTTCTCGGTCTTCAAGCGTGCCAATCTGGAGTCGCACCCGGAGGAGGGCCAGCCCGCCGGCGTGCTGTATCAGCCCACGCTGCATGTGCCGCAGCCTGACGGAAGCATCAAGACGCTGAAAATCGCCGGTGCTAAAAACTACCAGCCCGCAGCAGCCCGCCAGATGCTGCAGAGCGTGGGCCTGGACCTGTATGATCCGAAGCAGAACATCGAAAACCGCCCCGAAGGCGCCCCGCTGACACTGAGCCAGATGAACGTGGAGGTGAAGACCGTGGCCAAGCCCGCGCCCCCGGCCGTGCAGCCCTCCCCAGCCCCGGCCAAGCCGACCACCGCCGCAGACGCCGCGTACCCGCAGTAG
- a CDS encoding response regulator — MRNKAPRRAKGSPTRIALVEDDPVYRAYLSGLLKNTPEVELVHAWESAEALVADRRFLEVDLLFIDLELPGLSGVELIANLQKLPTPPLCVMLTSSSEPEDVFAAMRSGASGYLVKTADPEIFAERLRQIIQDGVSLSPVIAQMLMNEFRTSAISAADRRSSLRSLTTREREVLSSMARHGNAKEVGAALGLSHETVRVHMKKIYQKLHVKSKEEALEVLAQQKKD; from the coding sequence ATGAGAAATAAAGCCCCACGTCGAGCCAAAGGCAGTCCTACGCGGATCGCACTGGTGGAGGACGACCCCGTTTACCGCGCCTACCTCTCAGGGCTGCTGAAGAACACACCCGAGGTGGAGCTGGTGCATGCCTGGGAGAGCGCCGAGGCGCTGGTGGCAGACAGGCGCTTTCTGGAGGTGGACCTGCTCTTCATCGATCTGGAGCTGCCGGGGCTCAGCGGGGTGGAACTGATCGCGAATCTGCAAAAGCTGCCCACCCCACCGCTGTGTGTGATGCTGACCTCCTCCAGCGAGCCTGAAGACGTCTTTGCGGCCATGCGCAGCGGCGCCTCAGGCTATCTGGTGAAGACGGCGGACCCGGAGATTTTTGCGGAGCGGCTGCGGCAGATCATCCAGGATGGCGTGAGCCTGAGCCCGGTGATCGCGCAGATGCTGATGAATGAATTCCGCACCTCTGCGATTTCCGCCGCCGACAGGAGGAGTTCCCTGCGCAGCCTGACCACGCGTGAGCGCGAGGTGCTGAGCTCCATGGCCAGGCACGGCAACGCCAAAGAGGTGGGCGCCGCCCTGGGACTGAGCCACGAGACCGTGCGGGTGCACATGAAGAAGATCTACCAGAAGCTGCACGTGAAGTCGAAGGAGGAGGCACTGGAGGTGCTGGCGCAGCAGAAGAAGGATTAG
- a CDS encoding LuxR C-terminal-related transcriptional regulator → MTPKSVLFVDSHIMFREIMIPLLEREFPGYTFITASSIKEATPLLEHHAFDLLITDISGLESPWLSMILQARDQSPGTKAIILTSEMSSFWVHRAIREGVLGIVTKTCPVSELVCAIHSVVEGGKHLSPEIAQKFMQHISYSQIGNPMNLLSPRELEIFVQIGHGRRLKSIAKELGLSPCTVAVHKHNIARKTGIITSANIARYCLEHGMLGLKPEQTLLRSPTAEPEAAAA, encoded by the coding sequence ATGACTCCCAAAAGCGTTCTGTTCGTGGATTCCCATATCATGTTCCGGGAAATTATGATCCCATTGCTGGAGCGGGAGTTTCCAGGTTACACCTTCATCACGGCCTCCAGCATCAAAGAAGCCACGCCGCTGCTCGAGCACCATGCCTTTGATCTTTTGATCACCGACATCTCCGGTCTGGAGAGCCCGTGGCTTTCGATGATCCTCCAGGCACGGGATCAATCCCCCGGCACCAAGGCCATCATCCTGACGTCTGAGATGAGCTCTTTCTGGGTGCACCGCGCCATCCGGGAGGGCGTGCTGGGCATCGTCACCAAGACCTGCCCTGTGAGCGAGCTGGTCTGCGCCATCCATTCAGTCGTGGAGGGGGGGAAGCATCTCTCGCCGGAGATTGCGCAGAAGTTCATGCAGCACATCAGCTACTCGCAGATAGGCAATCCCATGAACCTGCTCAGCCCCCGGGAGCTGGAGATTTTTGTGCAGATTGGCCATGGGCGGCGCCTGAAGTCGATCGCCAAGGAGCTGGGCCTTTCGCCCTGCACTGTCGCGGTGCACAAGCACAACATCGCCCGCAAGACAGGCATCATCACCAGCGCGAACATTGCACGCTACTGCCTGGAGCATGGCATGCTGGGGCTGAAGCCTGAGCAGACTCTGCTCAGGAGCCCCACGGCAGAGCCCGAGGCCGCAGCCGCGTAG
- a CDS encoding acyltransferase family protein, translating to MPSDISSNRIGKLDALRGAAALMVFLAHCPPGFMENVWWLQPLRDGYGAVLIFFLLSGHVLALQLEGRQPPGYAGFLTRRVFRIWPAYAVVLVLTFAGLYWTQTPVKGGMPGAVARVPGWQDLVENGLFLGDPDAINSPAWSLYVEMRLSVVFPLLLLGTRRLGLMGSLVAGTVFSVAATRLVHVPLPGFLLSLAEASRYVVLFMAGAVLARPQNAVEQLYHKLPFSARAAALAAAVAMIGCKFHPLLVGIPYVNYVGWVGYGVLFVFCLYSGRVGRLLHCRPLLFLGHVSYGLYLLHTPLILLLESHLPPGWRPLVVLAASVLGGWLLLRWVEEPCMALGRRLSKARRVG from the coding sequence GTGCCTTCTGACATTTCCTCCAACCGAATCGGCAAGCTGGATGCCCTGCGTGGTGCGGCGGCGCTGATGGTTTTTCTGGCGCACTGTCCGCCCGGTTTCATGGAGAATGTCTGGTGGCTGCAGCCGCTGCGGGATGGCTACGGGGCGGTGCTGATCTTTTTCCTGCTTAGCGGCCATGTGCTGGCGCTGCAGCTGGAGGGCAGGCAGCCGCCGGGCTATGCGGGCTTTTTGACACGGCGCGTCTTCCGCATCTGGCCGGCGTATGCCGTGGTGCTGGTGCTGACCTTTGCGGGACTGTACTGGACCCAGACACCCGTGAAAGGCGGCATGCCGGGTGCCGTGGCCCGGGTGCCGGGCTGGCAGGATCTGGTGGAAAATGGTCTCTTTCTGGGAGATCCCGACGCGATCAATTCCCCGGCGTGGTCGCTGTATGTGGAGATGCGGCTGTCGGTGGTCTTTCCGCTGCTGCTGCTGGGCACGCGGCGGCTGGGGTTGATGGGGTCTCTGGTGGCGGGCACCGTCTTCTCCGTGGCGGCCACACGGCTGGTGCATGTGCCGCTGCCGGGCTTTCTGCTGTCTCTGGCGGAGGCGTCCCGCTATGTGGTGCTGTTTATGGCCGGTGCCGTGCTGGCGCGTCCGCAAAATGCGGTGGAGCAGCTCTACCACAAGCTACCATTCAGTGCCAGGGCCGCGGCGCTGGCTGCGGCGGTGGCCATGATCGGCTGCAAGTTTCATCCGCTGCTTGTGGGCATTCCGTATGTCAACTACGTGGGCTGGGTGGGATATGGCGTGCTGTTTGTCTTCTGCCTGTACTCGGGGCGCGTGGGGAGGCTGCTGCACTGCAGGCCGCTGCTGTTCCTGGGTCATGTCTCCTACGGGCTGTATCTGCTGCACACACCGCTGATCCTGCTGTTGGAGTCCCACCTGCCGCCCGGGTGGAGGCCCCTGGTGGTGCTGGCTGCCAGCGTTCTGGGCGGCTGGCTGCTGCTGCGCTGGGTGGAGGAGCCCTGCATGGCCCTGGGCCGCAGGCTCAGCAAGGCAAGGCGCGTCGGCTGA
- a CDS encoding KGGVGR-motif variant AAA ATPase, which yields MPDPTQPSSAAFITFYSFKGGVGRSMSLINVAGIMAGRGFRVLALDMDLEAPGISYLMRHEAKLMEQTLPGFVDLLSDACTRGMEADLFALSPQAVVEKYSYPYTIPDGIRVSEDGLLRIMPAGSFDGHYQERLDALALGQLYREGRGQPLIAAFKHVIASSGMFDFVFIDSRTGFSDESGICTRDLGDHLVVVMGFNRQNQEGTEEFLRSLRMAGGKPKSLQVILSPVPNGEDELVEKREGEIAAALSEAWEEPLKPFLQIPYHPRLALTEEPHIFRRSRGYLYEAYVAIELAVSGMLGLTAASLRKEIIKVADEKRLDLVILLLKKLQKLDDGETAVEGLVTNKLMNLCLSPEAGELRQYLAATLPADSWAVGILAYRLHKKNMDDAGLFYERALEADPKDANNLGNYASLLTDVRKDHDTAEVFYKRALEANSTDADTLGNYAKLLFIQKRLEDGAIMLAKAWEQNPPKLNLQSELLFYACAHLWERHPDALGKLKTLLEAGGNSEGWHLEENVRVARESGHPHPDFIAALAEVVSAKATVDTLADFEVWKNGHF from the coding sequence ATGCCTGACCCCACCCAGCCAAGCAGCGCGGCCTTCATCACCTTTTACTCTTTCAAAGGTGGCGTGGGGCGCAGCATGTCTCTCATCAATGTGGCAGGCATCATGGCTGGGCGTGGCTTTCGTGTCCTCGCGCTGGACATGGACCTCGAAGCCCCCGGCATCTCCTACCTCATGCGCCATGAAGCCAAGCTCATGGAGCAGACTCTCCCCGGCTTTGTAGACCTCCTCAGCGATGCCTGTACCCGTGGCATGGAGGCAGACCTGTTTGCCCTGTCACCTCAGGCTGTCGTCGAAAAGTATTCGTATCCTTACACCATTCCCGACGGCATCCGCGTGAGCGAGGACGGGCTGCTCAGGATCATGCCCGCAGGCAGTTTTGATGGCCACTATCAGGAGCGTCTCGATGCCCTGGCGCTGGGGCAGCTCTACCGCGAAGGGCGCGGCCAGCCCCTCATCGCCGCGTTCAAGCACGTCATCGCATCCTCGGGAATGTTTGACTTTGTCTTCATCGACAGCCGCACCGGCTTTTCAGACGAGTCCGGCATTTGTACACGCGATCTCGGAGACCACCTCGTGGTCGTCATGGGCTTCAACCGGCAGAATCAGGAAGGCACCGAGGAGTTTCTGCGCTCCCTGCGCATGGCCGGCGGCAAGCCTAAAAGCCTGCAGGTCATCCTCAGCCCCGTACCCAATGGCGAAGATGAACTGGTGGAAAAGCGGGAGGGTGAAATCGCGGCAGCTCTGTCCGAGGCGTGGGAAGAACCCTTGAAGCCTTTCCTGCAGATCCCCTACCATCCGCGTCTCGCCCTCACCGAAGAGCCCCACATCTTCCGCCGCAGCCGTGGTTATTTGTACGAGGCCTACGTAGCCATTGAGCTCGCCGTCAGCGGCATGCTCGGCCTGACTGCCGCATCGTTGCGAAAAGAGATCATTAAAGTAGCGGATGAGAAACGGCTCGATCTGGTGATCCTTCTGTTGAAGAAGCTGCAAAAGCTGGACGACGGAGAGACGGCTGTGGAAGGCTTGGTCACCAACAAATTGATGAATCTCTGCCTGAGCCCCGAGGCAGGTGAACTCCGCCAATATCTAGCGGCGACGCTACCTGCTGATTCTTGGGCTGTCGGCATTTTGGCATATCGTCTTCATAAAAAGAACATGGACGATGCAGGTTTATTTTATGAACGTGCATTGGAAGCAGACCCAAAAGATGCCAACAACTTGGGCAACTATGCGAGCTTACTGACCGATGTGCGCAAAGATCACGACACAGCGGAGGTCTTTTACAAGCGCGCTCTGGAGGCTAACTCAACGGATGCCGACACTTTGGGCAACTATGCGAAGCTGCTATTCATCCAAAAACGCCTTGAAGATGGGGCGATAATGCTAGCCAAAGCCTGGGAGCAAAATCCCCCAAAACTAAATCTCCAATCTGAGCTGCTTTTCTATGCCTGCGCTCACTTGTGGGAAAGACATCCTGATGCCCTTGGAAAGTTGAAAACCCTCCTGGAGGCAGGCGGTAACTCCGAAGGCTGGCACTTGGAAGAAAATGTGCGAGTGGCTCGCGAGTCCGGGCATCCGCATCCTGATTTCATTGCTGCGCTGGCAGAGGTGGTTTCGGCTAAGGCCACAGTGGACACACTGGCAGACTTTGAGGTCTGGAAAAACGGACACTTCTGA